The Sorex araneus isolate mSorAra2 chromosome X, mSorAra2.pri, whole genome shotgun sequence DNA segment GAacatgggttggttgcatgctaggcaaatgccttaccactgtattatcactctagcaccCCCCTTTGTTGTAGTTTCACACCACTGTGGCCAAAACAGGTACTTGATATGATTTCAATCTTATGTTTGCTGAAACTTATTTTATGACACAACCTATGATCTTCACTAAAGAAAGTTCCCTGGGCACCTGAGGAGAATGTGTATTCTGCTGATGTTGGGTGAAATGTTCAATACATGTCTCTTACATCTCCTTTGTCTAGTAAGTTCCGCAAGTCAAATGTCTCTGTACTGATTTTATGTCTGGATGATCTATGCACTATTGAAAGCGGGCTATTGACATTCCCCAGTGTTATTATGTATTGCTGTCTATTTCTCCCTTTAGAATTGTTAACACttggtttttaatatttgggctggagcgatagcacagcgggtagaacgtttgccttgcacacagccgacctgggttgattcctttgcccctctcggagagcccggcaagctatcaagagtatctcacccccatggcaaagcctggcaaggtccccatggcgtatccgatatgccaaaaacagtaacagcaagtctcacaatggagacgttactggtgcccgcttgagcaaatggatgagcaatgggatgacagtgacagtgattatttaccacattttatgtttattttatgagGAGGGGTCCAAGGGACTCAAACCTGGGGCCTTATACattcaaggaaagtgctctaccactgagttacatctctGGCCTCTATCTACCATATTTAATCCTTGAGATTAATTGCTGGTGTGTATATCTCAAGAGTAGTAGAGTGATTTTTTTTGGCAGTTGTGGGGCCTTTGGTTCAATTTTtgcaccagaaagaaaaaagaaaccaagcctgattttttttaacctcaaagaaatgcttttatttctttgggggagaAAACAATGTTAGATTCAACACAATTACCAATAACTTGCTCAAATTTTACTTTCAAgttatcattaaaaatttttaacatgaAAGAAGAGTATAATTTATCAgagtaaaaattagaaacaattcaAATAAATTTAGGGTTCAATAAATGTATACTACAATACTGACAGTTTGGGGCATTAGAAAAACTTTCTTCATTCTAAGAAAGGGATAGTAATCTGataattttgtgtattttaattatatgtcAAATCTTTTAAGAGTGTTCCTTCTATGCAACATCATGTAACTAAATTTTAAGTCTCAAAACTGAAATTTTGGTtgctaaagaattaaaaattgtgactggagcaataatacagtgggtacagcaATGTATAGTAGGTGTAGCACTAGTTTTAAATTCGGTTACCAAGCTTGATGTCCAGCATCCACCCCCTAATGGATTTAAATAGCAACTCTTTCATGATTAAATAGGTGATGGCATTGATCATTAGTAGTGacaaacttacaaatttttggCTTACACTCGTACTTAAAGGAAAGCAGCAAAACTTAGTTAGAAGTTGGTGGCCACTAAAATGCAGTatttccaggccagagagataatacgggaggtaaggtgcttgtcttgcatgcattcaactttgattcaatccccagcactgcatacggtcccctgccatgggtgatccctgagcacagagccagaagtaagccctaagcactgctggatgtggcccccaaaccaaaataaattagttaataaaATGCAATCTTCCTTATCTATGTTTACTATAATCCAGCCTAAGATTCCAGCTTCTTTTATCTCCACTCATAAGTTAGGCTCACTGAAGAAACTCTCGGACACCCTCGCCCACCTCCACACACCCCCGCCATCTCAAGACCCCATTCTGATCTAATTTCAGGATCCACATTCATTTCCATCCTTAAAGAACAGTTGCTTGGTGTTCGTTCATTCCTTTCACAAATTCTGAGTGCCGGTTCTGTACCCGGCACTTGTACATGGCAAATGATGTAACCAAATGAGGACCCTAACTTCAAAATTTGTttaacaggtgttggaacattatataactgaaacccaatcatgaacaactttgtaactgtgactgtgtatctcatggtgattcaattaaaaaataaataattttttaaactgcaTTTAAGATGCATCACCCATATCCCATTCCAAAATGCAAATGCAAACATGCACGGGAGCACATCCCACCATCCTGGATGCTGAAGATAGCATGAaagagagggaggctggggttcaGAGCCTCCCTTGGATACGGCAGTCATCTCTCTGAAAACAAAGTAGCATTAATCATGAAAATCTCATGCCTTTCTGTCTCTGCATTCCCTCTCATGAATTTGCCCCTGGCAGCGAGTGTCCTCAGGGAGGGGCTGAGCCACACAGTGTCCCCACGGCCCCCCTTCCTATGCCAGCACATTCCAGCACTCATGAGGGCCTGTGGGTTTAGTGGCCAAAGGGGAGAGCATGGTCAGAGAGACCGTCTGGGAGCCCTCCGCTCATCCACCCCCTTCTCTTCCAGCCACCAAGATGCCGGGAGACATGGACAAGCCACTGCTCAGCCATCGCCTGGTGGAGAGCGACGGCAGCCTCGCTGAAGCCCCCAATGAGGTCCCCAAAGTGGGCATCCTGGGCAGTGGGGACTTTGCTCGCTCCCTGGCCACACGCCTGGTGGGGTCCGGCTTCAGCGTGGTGGTGGGGAGCCGCAACCCCAAACGCACGGCTGGGCTGTTCCCCTCAGCAGCACAAGTGACCTTCCAGGAGGAGGCGGTGGGCACCCCCGAGGTCATCTTCGTGGCCGTGTACCGCGAGCactactcctcactctgtggtCTCAGCGACCAGCTCGCTGGCAAGATCCTGGTGGATGTGAGCAACCCCACAGAGCAGGAGCATCTCCAGCACCGCCAGTCCAACGCCGAGTACCTGGCTTCGCTCTTCCCCGCCTGCACTGTGGTCAAGGCCTTCAATGTCATCTCCGCCTGGACCCTGCAGTCCGGCCCGCGAGACGGGAACAGACAGGTAGGTTTCTGCAGGTCAGCCACCATCCTCTGGTTGGCCTGACACACAGGTGCTGGTCCGTGTTGGTAGACCAGATGACCAACAACTAGCAGTCACAGTCACTTCTGTGGTATTTATCCTTTCAGAGTGCAGGTCCCATGTGTGTTGTCTCAGCTCAGCTCACTACCACAACCTTCCGCTTCACAGAGCAGGAAACAGAGGCTTGGACATGGGATTTGCACCCAGTTCCTAGGAATCTGAAACCTGAGCTCTTTCTTCTTCGGTCACTTGATTTCTTAGGGAGCAAAACGGCTTTCTGGTTACCCTGTGGGatcaagaagagagaagagagatgctgCTGTACAGATTGGACTGTACAGAGAGAGTCACACGCTTACGTGCCAGGCCCTAAAGAAGCAGGCATGTCTGGAACTTGATTTCACTCTCTTCGGCTTCCAAGAACTGAGGAGGTTTCTCAGAATAGGCAACAGCAGGATTTTCTGGGGGGTGGAAAGTGGTTCCAGAGAATAGCCCAAGTTGGTAGGAGGAGCTCTCACCAAGTCAGTGTGTATGTGCCAAGAGGACGGATGCCAGCTTCTACCTATGTGTGAGAACTTCCAGCAGTGAGCCCTGCTAACTCCTCTGTGTCTTTTCATGCCAGCCATAAAAGAACCTACAGGTGCCTAGCTGCCCCTCACTGCAGTTTGTATCTCATGGTATCCAAGTGTGAGTCAGCCAGAATGAGTGTTGGGTGTCAGGGCTCAGAGGGCACTGAGGGAGACCCTAGCTGGGCAAGATAGTTCAGCCTTGGCCTCACCTTCTGTTGTGTGGCAGGGGAAGCACAGAGGACTTCTTAGGCTGCAAGAACTATCTGCAGGAGCATAGAGGTGAAAAATGAGGTTCCCAGACCTCAGTTTTTTCACCTGAAAAATGGGAATAGTAGGTACTACCTTCTGGCTTATAGTGAGATTGAGGGATCCACTGTGTGAcatctgacacacacacacacacaggctatATTGGTAGACCAGATGACCGTGGCAGAGTCAGCAAAGTCCATGAGGCATACAGAGGGTCTGGAGTCTGGGGGTATTTTGTGCCTGCACCAGACCTTAAGGTGAAGAGTAATAGGCTACAAATCTGGGCTGGTGGATGGCTTAGTGCTTTGAGGACCACAGTGGTCTGGGGACAGCATTTCTCCAAGGGGGAAACACTTATAGACTAAGAGATAGATGTAGCCATAGCTATATGTTTGGGGTTTTGGGAGGAGCTTGTGCTaagagctggagcacaggctttgcatataggaagcccaggtttaattcctagtACCGCAAAATCTGAGCACTACCGGAGACACACCCTGAGCAATTAGCCGAGATGGACCATCAGACATGAGGTGTGACCCCcatatacaacaacaacaaaagaagacaAATAGTTAGGgctatatacaaaataaaattgctgagtgacccctgaggtaAGCTACGGTCCTGAGAGCTCCCTCTCCAAGGGCCCCTGGGGCTACCTACAAAGTATTATTGCTCTTGACAATGACTGCGCTAGTGCATCCAGTGTTAAGATAGCCCTGATGCCTTCCTGGAGTGGCCAGTACTGCTCTGCAGGCCTGGCCAGACAAAGGGAGGGGGGGCAGGCCTGGGAATCAGATCTGCCTTTTGCTCCCTGGGAATCAGATCTACATTTTGCGCCCAGCAACACAGTTCACTGGCGATTCAGGTTCTCAGTTTCCTCTGCTGCTCAGAAAAAAGTTTGTTGCAGATGTTCTCTGAGGTTCTGTGTAGCCTCACAGTCTGggagcattttttgggggggtggggtgggagatggagggGTTGTTGGCTTAGcagttgatgattttttttttaaattgagtcaccatgagatacagttacaaagttgttcatgatggggtttcagtcgtACCGtgttcccacacccaccccttcaccagtgtacatttcctaccaccagtgtccccagtttccgtcCCTCCATCCTCGCCCCCAGCCtgccattttcttctctctgcatTATGAttcgcaatacaggtactgaagggtcatcatgtgtatccctttccctgctttcagcactcagttcttgtccagagtgatgactctctctctctctggactctTCCAGAGTATctgtccaactatcattgtcatagtggtcctttctctatcccagttgccctccccctgcctcacccctcccctccaatGGCAAGCTTCTAGCCATAGACCTAAcaccctggcccttgtttctactgtccttcagTATTAGCCTTATACAAtttttttacattccacaaaagCATGCGATCATTCTGTGCTGGGGCCAAATTTAATTTTCCCGCACTTCTTCCCACAGGTGCCCATCTGCAGCGACCAGCCGGAAGCCAAGCGCACGGTTTCCTCCTTGGTGCACGCCCTGGGTTTCACGCCCGTGGACATGGGGTCCCTAGCCTCGTCCCGGGAGGTGGAGGCCATGCCCCTGCGCCTCTTCCCGGGCTGGAAGGTACCCACTCTCCTGGCCCTGGGGCTCTTCGTCTTTTTCTTTGCCTACAACTTCGTCCGGGACGTGCTGCAGCCCTACGTGCAGGCGAACAATAACAAGTTCTACAAGATCCCCGTGGCCGTGGTCAACACCACGCTGCCGTGCGTGGCCTACGTGCTGCTGTCGCTGGTCTACCTGCCCGGCGTGCTGGCGGCGGCCTTGCAGCTACAGCGCGGCACCAAGTACAGCCGCTTCCCCGACTGGCTGGACCACTGGCTGCAGCACCGCAAGCAGATAGGCCTGCTCAGCTTCTTCTGCGCGGCCCTGCACGCCGTCTACAGCTTCTGTCTGCCGCTGCGCCGCGCCCACCGCTACGACCTGGTCAACCAGGCCGTCAAGCAGGTAAGCGGGCCCGCTACCGCCCCCTACTGGCCTCGCCCTGTGCACACAGCCTGCAGGTCGTGCCTGCATCTTCCCACGAGGCAACGCCCACATCCCCACTCCCCCGATTCTGAGTAACGGTGAACAAAACAAATATCCCGGTGCTTCTGGAGCAGCCcaggaagaagagacagagacgtGGCATAGTCAGACCTGGGAATCAGCTCCACCTTTTGCCCCCAGCGACACACTTCAAGCACCTTCTAGAAGTACCTTATAGAAGATACTTGTtcgtatttaattatttatttccaaacagttttttcatttgttttagttttcttttggagccagactcagcagtgctcaggggcttactcctggcagggcttacaggaccatatggggtaccagggattgagcctgggtcagctgtgtacaaggcaagtaccctacctgcatTAGCATTGTTCTGGGCCACTCCCCTTCCATAgtcactctttatttatttttttaaggtttatttggggggggcagatctagcagtgctcagggcttactcctggctctgaactcagaggtcactcctggcaaactcgggagactgtatgtgatgccaaggatcaaatccaagttggtcacatacaaggttAACACCCTAcgtgatgtactatctctccagcactgcaagtagcttttttttttgtattttcccaCCTCtaagtgttttcttttatttatttttttattttattgaatcactgtgagaaaaaaaaattcttaaaaagaatACAACagggggtggagaaatagtacagcagataggctgTTTGCCTGCAactagctgacctgggttcaatccccagcatcccatgtggtacaccaagcaccaccaagattgattgctgagtgcagagccaggagttacacctgaacgctgctggatgtggcacaatagaaaaaagaaagaaagaaagaaagaaagaaagaaagaaaggaaagaaagaaagaaagaaagaaagaaagaaagaaagaaagaaagaaagaaagaaagaaagaaagaaagaaagaaagaaagaaagaaagaaagagagaggtacAATAACCTTAGTAGTTCACTTCAGTAAGTGCAATAAATGTAGTTAATTAGGGAGGATATTTAGAGAGTTGCTGGTATTAAGGAGAAAAATCAAACAGCAGacaggagagagagctcagagatatggtgcttgccttgcatgtgctcaaaCCCAGTTCAGAACCCTGCGTATCATAGACTTCTccgagtgatccatgagcacagagacaggagtaagcctgccaggagcactgcccagaaacttcccccaagtcaaggaaagaaagaagagaaaaatagagtgGGGAAGCCCACCCCAGGGGTGTCACCTGGTGCGGtgacaggtgggggggggcttgttgcaaagg contains these protein-coding regions:
- the STEAP3 gene encoding metalloreductase STEAP3 isoform X2, which encodes MPGDMDKPLLSHRLVESDGSLAEAPNEVPKVGILGSGDFARSLATRLVGSGFSVVVGSRNPKRTAGLFPSAAQVTFQEEAVGTPEVIFVAVYREHYSSLCGLSDQLAGKILVDVSNPTEQEHLQHRQSNAEYLASLFPACTVVKAFNVISAWTLQSGPRDGNRQVPICSDQPEAKRTVSSLVHALGFTPVDMGSLASSREVEAMPLRLFPGWKVPTLLALGLFVFFFAYNFVRDVLQPYVQANNNKFYKIPVAVVNTTLPCVAYVLLSLVYLPGVLAAALQLQRGTKYSRFPDWLDHWLQHRKQIGLLSFFCAALHAVYSFCLPLRRAHRYDLVNQAVKQVLTNKSHLWNEEEVWRMEIYLSLGVLALGTLALLAVTSLPSIANSLNWREFSFVQSNLGFMALVLSTLHTLTYGWTRAFEESRYKFYLPPTFTLTLLVPCVVILAKGLFLLPCVGRRLSKIRRGWEKDGAVQLTVPMNHTLAEKTSHV
- the STEAP3 gene encoding metalloreductase STEAP3 isoform X1; the encoded protein is MPGDMDKPLLSHRLVESDGSLAEAPNEVPKVGILGSGDFARSLATRLVGSGFSVVVGSRNPKRTAGLFPSAAQVTFQEEAVGTPEVIFVAVYREHYSSLCGLSDQLAGKILVDVSNPTEQEHLQHRQSNAEYLASLFPACTVVKAFNVISAWTLQSGPRDGNRQVPICSDQPEAKRTVSSLVHALGFTPVDMGSLASSREVEAMPLRLFPGWKVPTLLALGLFVFFFAYNFVRDVLQPYVQANNNKFYKIPVAVVNTTLPCVAYVLLSLVYLPGVLAAALQLQRGTKYSRFPDWLDHWLQHRKQIGLLSFFCAALHAVYSFCLPLRRAHRYDLVNQAVKQVLTNKSHLWNEEEVWRMEIYLSLGVLALGTLALLAVTSLPSIANSLNWREFSFVQSNLGFMALVLSTLHTLTYGWTRAFEESRYKFYLPPTFTLTLLVPCVVILAKGLFLLPCVGRRLSKIRRGWEKDGAVQLTVPMNHTLAEKTSHVMHKSYF